One genomic window of Elaeis guineensis isolate ETL-2024a chromosome 2, EG11, whole genome shotgun sequence includes the following:
- the LOC105061471 gene encoding transcription factor bHLH18-like, producing the protein MSSPYFPNSFEILDMDESNLIYECDMSSFNQFTPQRVAPALVGGFQQPLSSESHTSYPSFHPVETPSHISFSERPEKMKKINSWNSRTTEQNPTLIPDASSADSLSFRNPNSPNDVFGRAAVSQEEMRALVSNGSAQNYETLAQRGSKMTQMGSILSQAHEHIIAERKRREKLSQRFIALSAVIPGLKKKDKASVLGDAVKYVKELEARVKNLEDQNAKRTVESVVLVKKSKLSADADGSSSNGCSAEKPLPEIEAMLSEKTVLVRIHCDNHKGVLGRLVSEIEKVHLTVTNASVMPFPSSSIHITLTAKVEEEFSMAVGDLVRKLHSALS; encoded by the exons ATGTCTAGCCCCTACTTTCCAAATAGCTTTGAGATTTTG GACATGGATGAGTCTAACCTCATTTACGAATGTGACATGAGCTCATTCAATCAATTTACTCCACAACGCGTAGCTCCAGCACTTGTGGGAGGTTTTCAGCAACCCCTCTCCTCAGAGAGCCATACTTCTTACCCTTCCTTCCATCCGGTGGAGACTCCCTCTCACATAAGCTTTAGTGAAAGACCGGAAAAGATGAAAAAGATAAATAGCTGGAACTCGCGTACCACCGAGCAGAATCCAACTTTGATCCCCGATGCATCATCGGCTGACTCCCTTTCGTTCCGCAATCCAAATTCACCTAATGATGTATTTGGAAGAGCTGCAGTATCACAAGAAGAGATGAGAGCTTTAGTCTCTAATGGTTCAGCACAAAATTATGAAACACTTGCTCAACGGGGATCAAAGATGACACAGATGGGATCAATACTATCTCAAGCTCATGAACACATAATCGCAGAGAGAAAGCGGAGGGAGAAACTCAGccagagatttatagcactttctGCAGTAATTCCTGGTCTTAAGAAG AAGGACAAGGCTTCTGTTCTTGGAGATGCAGTCAAGTACGTTAAAGAACTCGAAGCGAGGGTGAAGAACCTCGAAGACCAGAATGCAAAGAGGACTGTGGAGTCCGTGGTCCTTGTCAAGAAGTCTAAGCTCTCTGCTGATGCTGATGGTTCATCCTCCAATGGGTGCTCGGCGGAAAAGCCTCTTCCTGAGATTGAAGCGATGCTTTCCGAGAAGACAGTCCTCGTAAGGATCCACTGCGATAACCACAAAGGAGTATTGGGGAGGCTGGTCTCCGAGATTGAGAAGGTCCATCTCACCGTCACTAATGCTAGTGTCATGCCCTTCCCCAGCTCCTCCATCCATATAACACTGACTGCAAAG GTTGAGGAGGAGTTCTCCATGGCAGTGGGGGACCTCGTAAGGAAGCTGCACTCAGCTTTGAGCTAG